In the Parasteatoda tepidariorum isolate YZ-2023 chromosome 3, CAS_Ptep_4.0, whole genome shotgun sequence genome, one interval contains:
- the LOC107452308 gene encoding dual specificity protein phosphatase 3, whose product MHCTVDEAKGICLFPYGKQEYPTEDMDEVYPGIYIGNSASAANLAELKAKNVKYVLNSAFGTDSSLKMVHVLSEKDYTQSGISFLGVPAVDHMSYSISEHFNEALVFIKGAVTTERSILVHCVEGISRSATLVLAYLVKEVGMNLQEAIRSVRQRREILPNDGFLLQLCILNESRNKKL is encoded by the coding sequence ATGCATTGCACAGTTGACGAGGCCAAGGGAATATGTCTTTTTCCCTATGGCAAGCAAGAATATCCCACTGAAGACATGGATGAGGTTTATCCAGGAATATACATTGGGAATTCAGCTTCTGCCGCCAATTTAGCCGAACTCAAAGCCAAGAATgttaaatatgttctaaattcTGCATTTGGAACAGACAGTTCACTGAAAATGGTGCACGTTCTTTCTGAGAAAGACTATACTCAATCTGGAATAAGTTTTCTTGGAGTTCCGGCTGTAGACCACATGTCTTATTCTATAAGTGAACATTTTAATGAAGCTTTGGTGTTCATAAAAGGAGCCGTAACCACGGAGAGGAGTATTTTGGTGCACTGTGTAGAAGGAATAAGTCGTTCAGCAACTTTAGTGTTGGCTTATTTGGTGAAAGAAGTTGGCATGAATCTGCAAGAAGCTATAAGAAGTGTGCGTCAACGGAGAGAGATCTTACCTAATGATGGATTCTTGTTGCAgttgtgtattttaaatgaaagtagaaataaaaagttatga